From a region of the Rouxiella sp. S1S-2 genome:
- a CDS encoding ABC transporter permease encodes MSTLTRFIPGDRIIRLQLLIIVAVALLFSFTLGGRFFSLGNFQSISSQLPILGMLALGMGITMLTGGINLSVIAGANACSLVMAAILVAHPNEPLFFALAMLAGLAVAGVIGLLNGSLIAYIGVSPILASLGTMTLIAGLNILLTNGTVISGFPAAIQYLSSGSLLGIPIALVLFLLVAFLLWIVLEHTTLGRSLYLMGSNEQATRFSGIRTHRVTLVVYVLSALFGWAAALLMMSQFNSAKAGYGDSYLLVTILASVLGGINPDGGFGRVIGLVLALVVLQMLESGLNLMGVSSYLTMALWGGVLILFIALQNRKS; translated from the coding sequence ATGAGCACATTAACCCGCTTTATCCCCGGTGACAGAATCATCCGTTTGCAGCTGCTGATTATTGTCGCCGTCGCCCTGCTGTTCTCTTTCACTCTGGGTGGGCGTTTCTTTAGTCTTGGCAATTTTCAGTCTATTTCTTCACAGCTGCCAATTTTAGGCATGCTGGCGCTGGGAATGGGCATCACCATGTTAACTGGCGGTATCAATCTGTCGGTGATTGCCGGAGCCAACGCCTGCTCGCTGGTGATGGCGGCGATTTTGGTCGCGCATCCTAATGAGCCGCTGTTTTTTGCGCTGGCGATGCTTGCCGGGCTGGCGGTGGCGGGGGTAATTGGCCTGCTCAACGGCTCGCTGATTGCCTATATTGGCGTTTCACCGATCCTCGCCTCGCTGGGCACCATGACCCTGATTGCCGGCCTGAATATTCTGCTGACCAACGGAACCGTTATCTCCGGTTTTCCGGCCGCTATTCAGTATCTGAGCAGTGGCAGTCTGTTGGGTATTCCTATCGCGCTGGTGCTGTTTTTGCTGGTGGCATTTTTACTGTGGATAGTGCTCGAGCACACCACGCTCGGCCGCAGCCTGTATTTAATGGGTTCTAACGAGCAGGCAACGCGCTTTAGCGGTATTAGAACCCACCGCGTGACGCTGGTGGTGTATGTGCTGTCGGCGCTGTTTGGCTGGGCCGCGGCGTTACTGATGATGTCACAATTCAACTCCGCTAAGGCCGGTTACGGCGACTCGTATCTTCTGGTGACGATTCTGGCTTCGGTACTGGGTGGAATTAACCCCGACGGCGGCTTTGGGCGAGTGATTGGCCTGGTGCTGGCGCTGGTGGTGTTACAGATGCTGGAAAGCGGCCTGAATCTGATGGGCGTCAGCAGCTATCTGACCATGGCGCTGTGGGGCGGCGTGCTCATCCTGTTTATTGCATTACAAAATCGTAAATCATAA
- a CDS encoding ABC transporter permease, with protein MRNHFRKALSQHEFWLGVLVLLLAIGLSLSTKEFLSLGNLTDVATSYAILGILACGLFVVLIAGGIDISFPAMTSIGQYVMASYIIHHGGSFPVAFAMAMGVGLLLGLVNGFLVYWLRVPAIIITIATLNLYYGLLVYFTNGTWLYGFPDWFMNGINWFSFKGADGYDYGLTLPLLSLLGVIIATGVLMNRTRIGRQIYAMGSNRDAASRLGLNILRLHFYVYGFMGLLAGIAAVVQAQITQSVAPNSLLGFELTVLAAVVLGGTSMTGGRGSLTGTILGVMLLAFLQNGLTLLSISSYWHQVFSGAIILISISSTAWNEKRKLAKGI; from the coding sequence ATGCGTAATCATTTTCGTAAGGCCTTGTCTCAACACGAGTTCTGGCTGGGGGTGCTGGTATTGTTGCTGGCCATTGGCCTGAGCCTTAGCACCAAAGAGTTTTTATCGCTGGGCAACCTGACCGACGTCGCCACCAGCTACGCCATTCTCGGCATTCTGGCCTGCGGGCTGTTCGTGGTGCTGATCGCCGGCGGTATTGATATCTCATTCCCGGCGATGACCTCGATAGGCCAATATGTGATGGCCAGCTATATCATTCATCACGGCGGCAGCTTCCCGGTCGCTTTTGCCATGGCCATGGGCGTGGGGCTGCTGCTCGGGCTGGTCAACGGCTTTTTGGTCTACTGGCTGCGGGTGCCGGCGATTATCATCACCATCGCCACGCTGAATCTGTACTACGGACTGCTGGTTTATTTCACCAACGGTACCTGGCTTTATGGCTTCCCCGACTGGTTTATGAACGGCATCAACTGGTTTTCGTTCAAGGGGGCCGACGGCTACGACTATGGCCTGACGCTACCGCTGCTCAGCTTGCTGGGCGTGATTATCGCCACCGGCGTGCTGATGAACCGTACCCGTATAGGACGACAAATCTATGCGATGGGCAGCAACCGCGACGCCGCCTCGCGTCTGGGCCTGAACATTCTGCGACTGCATTTTTATGTCTATGGCTTTATGGGACTGCTCGCGGGTATTGCGGCGGTCGTTCAGGCACAAATCACCCAGTCCGTTGCGCCTAACTCACTGCTCGGCTTTGAGCTGACGGTGCTGGCGGCGGTGGTACTGGGCGGAACCAGCATGACCGGTGGGCGAGGCTCGTTAACTGGCACGATTCTGGGCGTGATGCTGCTGGCGTTCCTGCAGAACGGCCTGACGCTGCTCTCGATCTCCTCCTACTGGCACCAGGTATTCAGCGGCGCGATCATTCTGATAAGTATCAGCAGCACCGCGTGGAATGAAAAACGCAAACTGGCGAAGGGCATTTAA
- a CDS encoding sugar ABC transporter ATP-binding protein: protein MNSSATLDSNVSHSTSPSEALISLEHISKKFPGVLALDDITLTLNKGEVHCLAGQNGCGKSTIIKVISGVYQPEKGAAIMLDGKLFNSLTPQLSSYYGIQVIYQDLSLFPNLSVAENIAIHRYLPGGDFWVHKEAMRQKALAAMKRVGVALDPDRKVEKLSIADRQLVAICRAIAADASLVIMDEPTASLTRTEVNGLLRVVNELKAANICVVFVSHRLDEVMEVADRISVMRDGKLVGTYPASELDSNELAFLMTGQRFSYSHLPQRAPAEVTPLLEVSHLTRAGQYQDISLSLRQGEITSIIGLLGSGRTELCLSLFGMTKPDSGEIRINGKAVSFRSNRDAIRNGIAYVSEDRLTQGLIMEQSIYDNTLVSIFNKLQKPSGLMNHRKAKSVVKDLIRDLNIKVSDSALPVKTLSGGNAQRIAIAKWVATEPHILILDSPTVGVDIANKEGIYRIARDLAESGMAVLMICDEIPEAYYNSHRVLVMRKGELVAEFSPHQCSEAQIAEVINA, encoded by the coding sequence ATGAACAGTTCTGCGACGCTTGATTCCAACGTGAGTCATTCCACTTCCCCGTCCGAGGCATTAATCAGCCTCGAACATATCAGCAAAAAGTTTCCCGGCGTATTAGCGCTGGATGATATCACGCTGACTTTAAATAAAGGTGAGGTTCACTGTCTGGCCGGTCAAAATGGCTGCGGAAAAAGTACAATTATTAAAGTTATTTCCGGCGTTTATCAGCCAGAAAAAGGCGCAGCTATTATGCTGGACGGCAAGTTATTTAATTCACTGACGCCACAGCTCTCGTCTTATTACGGAATTCAGGTTATTTATCAGGACTTGTCATTATTCCCTAATTTATCCGTTGCCGAAAATATTGCTATTCACCGCTACCTTCCCGGCGGCGACTTTTGGGTGCATAAAGAGGCGATGCGGCAAAAAGCGCTGGCGGCGATGAAACGCGTCGGCGTGGCTCTCGACCCCGATCGCAAAGTCGAAAAACTGTCGATTGCCGATCGTCAATTAGTGGCAATCTGCCGCGCTATTGCCGCCGATGCCAGCCTGGTCATTATGGATGAACCTACCGCCTCGCTAACCCGTACCGAAGTCAACGGCCTGCTGCGGGTGGTGAACGAACTGAAGGCTGCCAATATTTGCGTAGTTTTTGTCAGTCACCGTCTTGATGAAGTGATGGAAGTCGCCGACCGTATTAGCGTCATGCGCGACGGCAAACTGGTGGGCACCTATCCGGCCAGCGAACTCGACAGCAACGAACTGGCGTTTTTGATGACGGGGCAGCGCTTTAGCTACAGTCATCTGCCGCAGCGCGCACCCGCCGAGGTGACGCCACTGCTTGAAGTCAGCCACCTGACGCGCGCCGGTCAATATCAGGATATTTCACTGTCGCTGCGTCAGGGGGAAATTACGTCGATAATCGGCCTCCTCGGATCCGGGCGCACCGAGCTGTGTCTGAGCCTGTTTGGCATGACCAAGCCGGACAGCGGCGAGATCCGCATTAATGGTAAAGCGGTGAGTTTTCGCAGCAACCGTGACGCTATTCGCAACGGCATCGCCTACGTTTCAGAGGACCGGCTGACGCAGGGGCTTATCATGGAGCAGTCGATTTATGACAACACGCTGGTTTCCATCTTTAACAAATTGCAAAAACCCAGCGGCCTGATGAACCATCGCAAGGCCAAATCGGTGGTGAAAGACCTGATCCGAGACTTGAATATTAAAGTTTCTGACAGCGCATTGCCGGTCAAAACCCTGTCCGGCGGTAATGCTCAGCGCATCGCTATCGCCAAATGGGTGGCTACCGAGCCGCATATTCTTATCCTCGATTCGCCGACCGTGGGCGTGGATATCGCAAATAAGGAAGGTATTTATCGCATCGCCCGCGACCTCGCCGAGTCTGGCATGGCGGTATTAATGATTTGCGACGAAATTCCCGAAGCCTATTACAACAGCCACCGCGTGTTAGTGATGCGCAAAGGTGAGCTGGTTGCTGAATTCTCGCCGCATCAGTGCAGCGAAGCGCAGATTGCAGAGGTGATCAATGCGTAA
- a CDS encoding autoinducer 2 ABC transporter substrate-binding protein translates to MKFNLALINACVISACMLISTPSFAAKPYDIAVVAKVTGIPWFTRMEVGVKEAATKLNVNAYEVGASTPDPAQQVKVIEDLIAKKVDAIIVVPNDAKVLEPVLKKARDAGIVVLTNESPDQRIGQWDIETIDSQKYAQANMDALATAMGGKGGYAIYVGSLTVPLHNAWADTAIKYQKEKYPDMHEVTSRLPVAESIDKSYSTTLDLMKAHPDLKGIIGFGSLGPIGAGQAIQQKRAKDKIAVVGIAMPAQAAPYLARGDIKKVLLWDPKDAGFALVSLADQMLQGKAVTKDLTIDGLGKADVDMDTGVIRFNRILEVSADNAKTLGF, encoded by the coding sequence ATGAAATTTAACCTCGCATTAATCAATGCATGTGTAATTTCTGCATGCATGTTGATCTCAACGCCAAGCTTTGCCGCCAAACCTTACGATATTGCCGTGGTCGCTAAAGTCACCGGCATTCCGTGGTTCACCCGCATGGAAGTCGGTGTGAAAGAAGCCGCCACCAAATTAAACGTTAATGCCTACGAAGTGGGTGCATCAACACCGGATCCTGCTCAGCAGGTAAAAGTTATCGAAGACTTAATCGCCAAAAAAGTCGACGCCATTATTGTGGTTCCCAACGATGCCAAAGTATTAGAGCCGGTGCTTAAAAAGGCCCGTGATGCCGGTATCGTCGTATTAACCAATGAATCTCCTGACCAGCGAATTGGTCAATGGGATATCGAAACTATTGATAGCCAGAAATATGCGCAAGCCAATATGGATGCCTTGGCAACAGCAATGGGCGGCAAAGGCGGCTATGCTATTTATGTTGGCTCACTGACCGTGCCATTACATAACGCCTGGGCAGATACTGCCATTAAATATCAAAAAGAAAAATATCCTGATATGCATGAAGTGACCTCACGCCTGCCGGTGGCCGAGAGCATTGATAAGTCTTACTCCACCACGCTTGATTTAATGAAAGCGCATCCGGACCTGAAAGGTATTATTGGTTTTGGTTCTCTGGGCCCAATCGGTGCCGGTCAGGCAATTCAGCAGAAACGTGCCAAAGATAAAATCGCCGTAGTGGGCATAGCCATGCCTGCGCAGGCCGCGCCATACCTGGCTCGCGGCGACATTAAAAAAGTGCTGCTGTGGGATCCGAAAGACGCCGGTTTTGCACTGGTAAGCCTGGCCGATCAGATGCTGCAGGGTAAAGCCGTCACTAAAGACTTGACCATTGACGGACTGGGCAAAGCTGACGTGGATATGGATACCGGCGTAATTCGTTTTAATCGCATCCTTGAAGTTTCAGCCGATAATGCGAAAACCTTAGGTTTCTAA
- the yghU gene encoding glutathione-dependent disulfide-bond oxidoreductase, whose translation MSYQPPKVWALDNELGGPWGKLNRPVAGATHEKTLPVGKHPIQLYSLGTPNGQKVTILLEELLALGVSGAEYDAYLIKINEGDQFSSGFVDVNPNSKIPALLDNSGSSPIRVFESGAILLYLAEKFGHFLPKDLAARTEALNWLFWLQGSAPYVGGGFGHFYHYAPVKIEYAINRFTMEAKRQLDLLDQQLAKHRFIAGDEYSIADIAIWPWYGALVKGLLYEAAEFIDAKSYTNLLRWADEIEARPAVARGRIVNRTWGDKQLPERHDASDFEALGL comes from the coding sequence ATGAGTTATCAACCACCTAAGGTCTGGGCGCTAGACAATGAACTCGGCGGCCCGTGGGGCAAGCTAAATCGCCCTGTTGCAGGCGCAACGCATGAAAAAACGCTGCCCGTAGGCAAGCACCCAATTCAGCTTTACTCGCTGGGTACGCCAAACGGTCAGAAGGTCACGATTCTGCTGGAAGAGCTGTTGGCATTGGGTGTGAGCGGTGCGGAGTATGATGCATATTTAATTAAAATTAACGAAGGCGATCAGTTCTCCTCTGGCTTTGTAGACGTCAACCCTAATTCCAAGATCCCCGCACTGCTTGATAACTCTGGATCTTCACCGATCCGCGTATTCGAATCTGGGGCGATCCTGCTGTATCTGGCCGAAAAATTTGGCCACTTCCTGCCTAAAGATCTCGCGGCGCGCACTGAAGCGCTGAACTGGCTGTTCTGGTTGCAGGGTTCTGCGCCTTACGTCGGCGGTGGTTTTGGACACTTCTATCACTATGCACCGGTCAAAATCGAGTACGCCATTAACCGCTTTACCATGGAAGCCAAGCGCCAGCTCGACCTGCTCGATCAGCAGCTGGCGAAGCATCGCTTTATTGCCGGTGATGAGTACAGTATCGCGGATATCGCTATCTGGCCTTGGTATGGCGCATTGGTGAAAGGTTTACTGTATGAGGCGGCCGAATTTATTGACGCCAAGTCTTACACCAACCTGCTGCGCTGGGCCGATGAAATCGAGGCCCGTCCGGCGGTGGCGCGTGGGCGCATCGTTAACCGCACTTGGGGGGACAAGCAACTTCCTGAGCGTCATGATGCGTCGGATTTTGAAGCACTGGGCCTGTAA
- a CDS encoding LacI family DNA-binding transcriptional regulator, translated as MKVKQRRNSGKSTLADVAKMTGVSTMTVSRVLREPEKVSPQVREKIEAAISELGYVPNLAASNLASSTSRLVTMVVPSLSTPGCALFSEALHRVLKPKGYNVILAEDHYTAADESKLIEMMLSYSPAAMVMYNFDSTEESTNLLLKSTIPVVQVGGTIIDPLGINIGSNYGLAIKQLINALALKGYQNIALLCAAHEHHIVQQILSGWHSAMLSLNKSPHRVVSSTQPPNAQLGQSLLPEILLNWPELDLLICTSDELAMGAIAACHKKGISVPAQLAVTGLGDSDIAQLCSPALTTVAVPYKQMGTQTGKLILAAINGDEIEESVTLPTQVMLRASTAVH; from the coding sequence ATGAAGGTAAAACAACGGCGAAACTCAGGTAAGAGTACTTTGGCTGATGTCGCAAAAATGACCGGCGTCAGTACCATGACCGTTTCCCGCGTGCTCCGAGAGCCGGAAAAAGTTTCGCCCCAGGTCAGAGAAAAAATTGAAGCCGCGATCAGTGAGCTGGGCTACGTGCCCAATCTGGCGGCAAGCAATCTTGCGTCCTCAACATCTCGCCTGGTGACCATGGTAGTGCCTTCATTGAGCACGCCCGGCTGCGCCCTGTTTTCCGAAGCGTTGCACCGCGTTTTAAAGCCGAAGGGTTATAACGTCATTTTGGCCGAAGACCATTACACTGCGGCCGACGAGTCAAAATTGATTGAAATGATGCTGTCATACAGCCCGGCGGCGATGGTGATGTACAATTTTGACAGCACCGAAGAGAGCACTAATCTGCTGCTCAAGTCCACCATCCCGGTGGTTCAGGTCGGTGGCACCATCATCGACCCCTTGGGGATTAATATCGGTTCCAACTATGGTCTGGCCATCAAGCAGCTGATCAATGCGCTGGCGCTGAAGGGATACCAAAATATTGCCCTGCTCTGTGCGGCGCACGAACACCATATCGTGCAGCAAATTCTCAGCGGTTGGCACTCCGCCATGCTTTCGCTAAACAAGTCGCCGCATCGGGTGGTCAGCTCGACACAGCCCCCCAATGCGCAACTCGGGCAAAGTCTGCTGCCTGAAATATTGCTTAACTGGCCCGAGCTGGACCTGCTTATCTGCACGTCCGACGAGCTGGCAATGGGGGCGATTGCCGCCTGCCATAAAAAAGGGATCTCGGTTCCGGCCCAGTTGGCCGTCACCGGCCTGGGTGACAGCGACATTGCGCAGCTGTGCTCACCGGCGCTGACCACCGTGGCTGTCCCGTACAAACAAATGGGCACCCAGACCGGTAAACTGATTCTGGCCGCGATCAATGGCGATGAGATTGAAGAGAGTGTGACGCTGCCTACGCAGGTGATGTTACGCGCCAGCACCGCGGTACACTGA
- a CDS encoding PTS sugar transporter subunit IIA: MLAKWLTQERINIVERVEGWRDAVSISAAPLLQAGAITPDYVEAIFASHEKLGPYYVIAPGLAMPHARPEEGVVTPGLSLLYVKEGVHFESEENDPVYVIVMLCAINGDEHLEMISHLAELFSDEDDFQALIKADTYSALNALIQKY, translated from the coding sequence ATGCTCGCTAAATGGTTAACACAGGAAAGAATAAACATCGTTGAGCGCGTCGAGGGCTGGCGCGACGCCGTAAGTATTTCTGCCGCGCCGTTACTGCAGGCGGGTGCGATTACTCCCGATTACGTTGAAGCCATTTTTGCCTCCCATGAAAAGCTCGGCCCTTATTACGTGATTGCGCCAGGGTTGGCAATGCCGCATGCACGACCAGAAGAGGGCGTGGTGACGCCGGGCCTTTCTCTGCTCTATGTCAAAGAGGGCGTGCACTTTGAGTCAGAAGAGAACGATCCGGTTTACGTGATCGTTATGCTTTGCGCCATTAACGGCGACGAGCATCTGGAAATGATTTCACATCTGGCTGAGTTGTTTAGTGATGAAGACGACTTCCAGGCGTTAATTAAAGCCGATACCTACTCGGCGCTGAATGCACTTATCCAAAAATACTAA
- a CDS encoding PTS sugar transporter subunit IIB — translation MKKILIVCGNGLGSSFIVEMNVKKIIKELGKEAEVSHTDLSSAKSEPADIYIGSSEIIASLDDGKRTVFGLNNLLDNAKIKEILTNNL, via the coding sequence ATGAAAAAGATCCTGATTGTTTGCGGTAACGGTTTAGGCAGCAGCTTTATCGTTGAGATGAACGTTAAAAAAATCATCAAAGAATTGGGCAAAGAGGCCGAAGTCAGCCATACCGACTTAAGCTCAGCCAAGTCTGAACCGGCTGATATCTATATTGGTTCCAGCGAAATTATCGCTAGCCTGGACGACGGTAAACGCACAGTATTTGGTTTGAATAACCTGCTGGATAACGCCAAAATCAAAGAAATTCTAACCAATAATCTATAA
- a CDS encoding PTS ascorbate transporter subunit IIC → MLTFIINDVLGTPAILVGLFSLIGLLLQKKSFSDTISGTLKTIMGFLILIAGAGVIATTLTSFSELFVHSFNIQGVVPNNDVVSAIAQKNFGTSTAMIMILGMLFNILFARITPLKYIFLTGHHTLYMAAMLAVILATGGMSGFPLVLTGALILGALMVISPAILQPFTRKITGTDDFALGHFGSTGYFCAALVGKLIGKGSRSTEEFKVPKHLKFLHDSSIAIALTMTILFIVLVLIAGKEFTETQVSGGQNYIIFAIIQAITFAAGVYIILAGVRMVIAEIVPAFKGIADKVVKDAKPALDCPTVFPFAPNAVIIGFLSSFCAGLICMFFFPMLGLSIIVPGLVPHFFCGATAGVYGNATGGRRGAIVGAFVNGLIISFLPAILLSVLGGLSNSTTFGDADFGVVGIILGKLMSAFH, encoded by the coding sequence ATGCTCACGTTTATTATTAATGATGTACTAGGGACGCCTGCAATACTCGTTGGCCTGTTTTCATTAATTGGCCTGCTGCTACAGAAAAAGTCTTTCTCAGATACTATTTCCGGCACCCTGAAAACTATCATGGGGTTCCTGATTTTAATTGCCGGTGCGGGCGTTATTGCCACCACGTTGACCAGCTTCAGTGAGTTATTTGTTCACTCCTTTAATATTCAGGGCGTGGTGCCAAATAACGACGTCGTCTCGGCGATTGCACAAAAGAATTTTGGTACTTCAACGGCAATGATCATGATATTGGGCATGCTGTTCAATATTCTGTTTGCTCGTATTACACCGCTAAAATACATCTTCCTGACCGGTCACCATACGCTTTATATGGCAGCCATGTTGGCGGTGATTCTGGCAACCGGTGGGATGAGCGGATTCCCGCTGGTATTGACCGGCGCACTGATCCTCGGCGCACTGATGGTGATATCACCGGCTATCTTGCAGCCATTTACCCGTAAAATCACCGGCACTGACGACTTCGCGCTGGGCCATTTTGGTTCAACCGGTTACTTCTGTGCGGCGCTGGTGGGTAAACTGATTGGTAAAGGCAGCCGTTCGACCGAAGAGTTCAAGGTGCCTAAACACCTGAAGTTCTTACACGACTCTTCAATCGCTATCGCGCTGACCATGACCATCCTGTTTATCGTTCTGGTATTGATTGCGGGTAAAGAATTCACCGAGACTCAGGTCAGCGGCGGTCAGAACTACATTATCTTCGCCATTATTCAGGCTATTACCTTTGCTGCTGGTGTTTACATTATTTTAGCCGGTGTGCGCATGGTCATTGCCGAAATCGTCCCTGCCTTTAAAGGTATCGCCGATAAAGTGGTAAAAGACGCAAAACCTGCGCTGGATTGCCCAACCGTATTCCCGTTTGCCCCCAACGCGGTGATTATCGGTTTCCTGAGCAGCTTCTGCGCCGGTCTTATCTGCATGTTCTTCTTCCCGATGTTGGGACTGAGCATCATCGTACCGGGACTGGTTCCGCACTTCTTCTGTGGTGCAACCGCAGGTGTTTACGGTAATGCAACCGGCGGACGTCGCGGCGCGATTGTTGGCGCCTTCGTCAACGGACTGATCATCTCCTTCCTGCCAGCAATCTTGTTGTCAGTGTTGGGCGGGCTGTCTAACTCCACCACCTTTGGTGATGCGGACTTCGGCGTCGTCGGGATTATCCTCGGCAAACTGATGAGTGCATTCCACTAA